Part of the Triticum urartu cultivar G1812 chromosome 2, Tu2.1, whole genome shotgun sequence genome, GGCATGTAACTTGTGCCTGAAATGAGGGGCATGTTAGCTTAGTAAGATTAACTGACATGATTTGATAATAAACATAGAAAGAGATGAAACCAGAAAGTACCAGGCTGAATTCTCTGAGATATGACATGTCAACAAAAAGAACTTAAAATGATACCTGGAAATTAGTTTGAAGCTGATCTACTACAGAAAATAGGATTGTTCTATACAAAGAGAGAGTGGTTTGTATGGACATTATCAAAATCTACATAAATCCTCAGGTATTGCGCTAGTGATAACCCAAATTTCAGATGATCTTAAATTGACCTTAAGGCTTCCTTTTTATGGAACCTTTTTTAAAAAGCACATGCCCCAAGCAATCATTATCTCCTAAATCATAACCACGCTAGGAAGGTTGATCCTGTCATGAAATTACTCAGTCAACTTCCCATCAAATGTACTATATTTCAACAGGAACATACTTTGGAGCAGGGTATCAGTATCAAACCAACACTTCAGAACAGGGCAACTAGCAGCTCCAACACATAGTTGTACCAAGAAATGCTATGTGGTTTCTCTGGCAATTCAAGTACTACTTTCGTTGTCTGGGTTTATAAGTCCCCCCTTGAATTTTGATCCTAACTTTGACCTGAAGTTTTACTGATAAGTTATAAATTATATGcaacaaaaagtatatcattacAAAACTTTTTTCGAGTATGAACCCAATGATATATATTTTTTGTGGTATATAGCAACAAAAAATATATCATTACAAAACTTCTTTCGAGTATGAATCCAATGATATATATTTTTTGTGGTACATGTAAGTCGTATTTCTGGTCAAATTTAGGCTCAAAATCCGAGGGAAACTAAAAAACCCGGAAGGATGAAGTAGATAAATAGATTGCTAATAATGTTACCTTCAGATTGCTAGGTTTTCCGAGAAAGACAAGAGCCAACTTTCTTACACCAGTACACATCCTGAGAATATGGAATAAGCTTGCTCCAAATGAATGTCCTTTTGTCATTACATCCAGGGTCAAGAGTGTAATGTTAGGGAGCCTTGTCATGTCCTCCATCAGGTATTGATGGTGACCTTTGTTCTGTAGGTTTGTAGGAAGTCACAATAGAAAATAACTGTTAGAAAAGGACACGCATATCATTTTCTACGAAGTGAATAACACACAGGTAATGGTCTCCTCTCCACTCTTGGGAGTTCATGTCCCATTGAATAACTAAATGTACAAGTGCAGTGGTGCTAGTATAATTATAATGCTAAATACTTAAAAGGCAGAAAAACTGCATCATCCAAGAGATGCTCCCAGCCTCAGATATGTTGCATCGAATTgaggaaagcaaaacaagtgaAAATTCGGAATGGCTATTCTCAGATATCCCAAATGAGATACCCCTCCATTCAGACGCCATGCCTGCATCGCTATATATTGACTTGCTAGCACATAACCCACACAAAAATGAACTCACCAGCAGATAGATGAGCGAGAGCTTTAAATGGTGCATGACCTCAAATTGCTGCAAGAGTCTCAAGCAATAGCGATTGGGTGTGTAGTCATCCAAATAATGTCCAAACACAAAAAAGTGACCAGTATCCAGACGTTGGAGATGTGCCATCTCGCCAAGCTGGACAGAGCTTGGATCATAAGCATCCGTCCAGTGGAGTGATTCCAGTTGAGGGGCTGAGATGTTTGCAACCGGTTGACTCACCACAGTGACATAATTCTGAAAGCAAGAACTCACATGTAACTCTTTAAGTACCTTTGCTTCTACAATGAGCTGCTGCAAGCCATACAAGTTATTCAGCTCCATTTGCAGGAGAGACTCGGAGTGGATGGTGAAGTTACCCAGACCCCAGGCATCACGTATCTTGAGTTCTCGTAAGGATGGGCACCGCGGTGAGGAGAGAGCTTCACCAAGCCCGCACGGGCCATGCAGATGGACACGAAACAGCCAGAGAGAGACGAGGCGGGTGAATACGCTGGAATGCGGCACGGCAAGGCCAGGAAATCCTAGGTCGAACACGATAGAGGTGGTGCTCTCGAAGCGTGGCAGCTCAAAGACGCATCTTTCCCTGGCCTGGTTCTGCGGTACAGCGTTGTAAAGCAGTATACAGCCGGAGAGGCGGCGCGCGGCTATGGGGAGCCAGGCCGCCACGGAGTCGGCAGAGATGTCGTCGACGAAGGCGCCTAGGCCCTGGAGCACCGGCGCTTGATGGGCGGCGAGAGCGGGCAGTATGCGGTGGTGGTCGGCGTCGCCGGTGAAGTCGAGATCCGGGAGGAGGGCCCAGAGGTGGCGCCAGCGGCGGGACAGGACGCTGGTCCGAGCGGCGTAGGCCGTGCGGCAGAGCTTGAGGAGGATGCCGATAAGAACGACGTCGGGTAGCGCACTGAGGCGGTCCTCGCTTGCGCCGTCGGCGGCCGGGAGCTTCGCTCGCTTGGAGCCGATCTCCCTATCGCGGTGCCCCATGGAGGAGGGTTCGAGCAAGCGATTTGGAGTACTGAAAGGGGGCGGGGTCGGAGCTGCGGACGCCGGTGGCGGGGGCTGGGAAAGTGTGGGAATGGATCGGATCGAATGCGCCGTCGCCATGAGGGGGAAGGGTTTGGGGTCGGGATCCCCTAGAGAGTGAAAACAAGTCTCTTTCTCAGTCAAACCCCCATCAGAACCCGGGATTGCTTTTCAATTGGCGGGTGCTATGCGCCGTCGCGCCGGCCCAAATTTGGGCCGGCCAGCTCGCAACCATCCGATCAGGTGGATCATAACCGTCGCATGCCTTCGTCTTCCTCACACACTTGTACGAAAGAATTTCCCTTACATCTGGCTCTCCTTCATCTTGCCTGCCGCACCCTCTCCGATGCCCGTCCCTCACCGGCCGTCCTCATCACCGGTCCCGCCCCCGTCGACTGTCCTCGTCGCCGTTCGCCACCCTCGCTGGCTGCCCTCGGCACTAGCTCCACCATGCAACAACTGCATGTGCGGTTGCAGCTCTTGGCATGACGGTTGTAGCTTCGATGGAGACGGCCGTAGCTCGCCGATGCGCTCACCGTCGTTCATGTCGGTGGTGTGCGGTCACCACGCTCGCCATCCTCTGTTTGTAGCAAAAAAGAAGTCGATTGTAGCAAACAATGGAGTCGGTTGCAGCTTTTCGTCGTCGTCCATGGCTTCTGTCGTCTATGGTCGGAATTTTTTTCGCCGCCGGATGAAGCAGTTCTCGTAGCCGGTTGCAGCTTTCGGGTTTGCGTAGTGCCTCACCTCCCAAATCAATCTTCTGGTTGAATCTTTTTTCCAGTTGAACGGTTGTCCGGTCGAAGCTTTTTTAAGCTATGGTTGAAGTTTTCATATGAATGATTGTAGCTTTTCAATTGCAGAATGTCTTGGTACGAGCTTTATATACCTACGGTTGAAGCTTTCGAATCAAACGATAGAAGCTTTCATATGAACGGTTCTAGTGCGCCATTGACGTGCACCAGCATTTCACGCGGCCATTTGCAGCTCCCCCACCTCGTTGTCTTCTCCGCTCCCGCCATGGCTCGCCATAGCAGCAAAACGGGCTCGTCATGCTGGTGCGCGGTGCGCGGCCTCGGAGATGGAGGAAAAGGATTGGTTGCAACAACACTTGGCGTCCACGTCGTGTGTAGGGGAGAAGATGATGAAAAAACGATTAGAAAGAGGAGTGCTCCCGTGGCCTGCGCGATGCACGATCGAGAGCGATCGCAATGCGCGCGTGACGGTGTCCTGGGTTAGGGGGTACTTACCATGTCATCTATCGACCAGGTCggtcgggccgaggacccccatggcggttcactaaTAGACTTCTTCGGGCAAGCCATGACAtatacgaggaagattccacaagacttggtgatcaagacaaggattCCTCTCCGCCGACATAgccgactaggactcttgttatcctaggcctccgatacattatataagccgaggccaagctagtcgatagatatatgATAGATCATTAGAATCATACACAacatacgatctcgaggtagatcaactttGTACTCGATACATCAttatcaatataaacaagagcaggacgtagggttttacctctttgagagggcccgaaccagggtaaacaCAATTTCTTGTTACCCATCGATCCAAGATCCAcggctcgggaccccctaccttgAGGTCtatcggttttgacaccgacaatggtgctttcattgagatttccGTCGTAAGGTCAacaaaaggatcaatggctcgcctgTAAATCAATTGCGACGTCGATATCTCCATCGcaggctcgactggtcacctcggctggaccaAGGACTGTGCTCTGCGTCAGATTGTCATGATCgaacgagggccttcatcaacatcaacttcgatctctatcaagatcatggaggaatcgtcCATGGAGCTCGGGAACTCAGTGTCAACATTATCACCGGGCGATCATGCTATTTTTATGTACAGTGGATTTGTATTCACCGTCGCCGCCTCCTCGAGCTTCTCTTTGACAATTGCTTTGGTGGAATTCTGCAGAATTGAGTCTAGAACAACCCTGTAAAATTTCATCgcgttccgatggaggaatctccagGAAACTCCAATCTatcggagccctgtcaaatctggacgagtttagggcgacGAGTCCAGCGTCCAGCTCGGACATCTTTTGGAAGATCCAACTGTTCATCCACTGCaaaattcctatatctaccacccctcaaaatttcagctcgatctgACCGTTCAAACTCCGGAAAACTTCCGATGAGTGGATCAATTTCCGGATTTGTTTTCTACGCGAatacgaatccgacccgagttcatctttctTTGTGAACGGGATTCCGGACATCCTTTTTTAAGGAAATTTTATCTAGGGTATTGTGTTTTGCTCTCAAACACGTGCCTAGTAATTTTAAAGCCTTTCTCGAGGTAATCTTCACCATCGCGTCGGCGTCATACCAGACCAACAACGTTGCTCCACgactgccgacctgcgctagacaggTCGTCGCTTCATCGAGCCGAGGTCAACCTCATCGGATCATCACCTCAGTGAGCCGACCAAGAGTTCGGCATTGCGAAGgctaaatcatcaccaacatcggcGCCCCATGGATTCCGCGGGTCGGGCGTGCCGACATCGCCATGcagtcacttcatcaagccggcattgaccGCGTCACGAGTTATGCCCTGCGTTGGCATGGCCTCGttgttgcttcttcaagccgcTGTCTAACACGACGACCTACTTCAACACCTCAGTTGGTATAGCGGCTGCGAGGCCACCTTACCGACCTGCtccgtcacctcggctggactaGGGGCTTCgtcatctcttcatcaacctactctaGGGACTTCGGCgccaccagccgaccagcttcatcacgttagctggaccgggggcttcgcctcGCCGCATCGACCGTGCTGCGTCGTTACTTCGTCAAGCCGAGCTCCTCGGTCGGTCACCTTGGGCTTGGGGCTGGGACCTCGGCCAGGCCGAGGACTACGTCTTCGTCCCGCCACAAACCCAAACCTCGTCATCgacaccgagcacattaaccagctaagtcctTTCATGCTCAAATTTCCTCCAATCTTTTAAAAAAATCGGTTCGACCAAGTATTATATTTGTATTAAACAAAAAGTTATTTGTTAAAAAATTAGTTTGTCAAAAACATTGTTTGTAAAACACTTATTTTACCCAAGTTAACTATGGGCTCTTAAAATTATATGAGTCGTTTTATAATAAATGTTCTTCTTAGTCATTGCAAAGTCTTTTTGTACTACTCCTTTCTCGACTCGAGTGTGTAGTCAATAGCTAGATAGCATGGTTTCTCTCTAAAGCCACTCGattttagttcgctaaactggtctGAGAAGCACTCCACCTTCAGGATAGGAAGTTGAAGTCGAAGGCTAACCctcttgaagtcttgagatcatatgtgtcatgttaaagcacgacagaagaaCAAACTAAttttaagaccaattttcggattggcaccaaaAAACTTGATTTAGTTCGGACGTAAAGTTTTACTAAAGTTTTTTGGTTTTCCGATCTTATGACACCTTTAACCTATTTTATGTTTTCCTTTCAGGAGGCAGGATCAAGGTGTTCCGCGTGATGGTATTGCTCGGGAAATCTTTTCCGAACCGAAGTTCGGCATCCTTCCAGCCAAGCTGAACCTCGGTGTTGTCCAAACGCACACAACAGTTGAACAAGTTCCCGAGGAGATACGATCCTAGGGTCGGCCATGTGCCCAACCCAAGTCTCACGGGCTATTGATATATTCAACGTAGTAAAACTCAAAGTGCAAAATAGTTTCCAAGGAGATTacgatcctcaggttggtcggccgcacccaacctgagtctcagggACTATGCACACCGTGTTTTTGTTCCTAAAGTATGCTGCCAAGCAAGGAATAGATCCTCAGTCTGATTTCGCAAATTggcctgagtctcaggggctactgggatcagtggttttattttaaggtgcatctcgggttttaggcCGACACACACCTTGAGGGTTACTGGCTATATATCATACAgcaaataaattgcaccaatcggAACTAAACTCCACAAAAAAACAGCCCAAgaccgaggtggtgcaccacctcggaagcagtccggcataaagctcggatGCACGTAGCTAgttccatagagggcatttccggcattaagctcggctgaACTGCTTCAAAGTTTTTCAAAAATGAGGTAATTTATGACACCTCTGATGCAGATCGACGTTGGAGCTCGGCTGCAAATAGACATCTCGGATGCAGATCGACGTTGGAGCTCGGCTGGAAAAAGACACCTCAGAtgcagtccgacgttggagctcggacgaaAGAGGACACCACCGCACGGGAAACACTTCAAACCCAAGGTGTGGCGTAAAAAATaataaggcattgataaaggccggagaCTTAAAGGGCTACTCGGATGCCCGACGTGTGAACACTTCAGATTTAGCTCGgcaatcctcaagatcgaagatgggaagatttgttgaaccaatTTTCAAGTCCGATGactgaagatgaagaacagttctgaagaatcgaggagcatccccaacttgaagagcggttcagggggctactgacggtgtcctggactagggggtacttaCCACGTCGTCTACTGACCAGGTGggtcgggccgaggacccccatggcggttcactaaTGGGCTTCTTCGAGCAGCCCATGACATATACGAGGAaaattccacaagacttggtgatcaagacaaggattCCTCTCCATCGACATAgccgactaggactcttgttatcctaggcctccgggacattatataagccgaggccaggctagtcgatagatatatgCTAGATCATTAGAATCATACACAacatacgatctcgaggtagatcaactatGTACTCGACACATCATcgtcaatataaacaagagcatgacgtagggttttacctcatcgagagggcccgaacctgggtaaacactgtCTCCTTTGTCTCTTGTTGCCCATCGATCCAATATCCACAGCTCGAGACCCCCTACCCCGAggtctgccggttttgacaccgacagcgcgCGCGTCCAGCATAACAGTTTGGACGGTGCACCGGATGCAAATGTTTCCCTTTTCCATTTTCGACCACGAGTGCCAGGTTTTTAACACAATATTGTAAAAGGCCATTATATATCTCTCAGTCAGAGAACCATCAGAACCATGGGAGATCAGGCCACCCGCGAGCCATAAAAAACTCGGCTTCGTCGACTTCCAAACTCGCTCTTCCTCTCGTTCATCGGCTGATCTACACCATGGAGGTGAGTCATTTATCCTTTGCCCCTTTTTAGGGAATCATCTTTCGAAAAATGTTAAAAGTACCTTGTGAGTCCACACAAATTGTTCCCCGCAACAACAACAAAATAGTCCATGGAAGATGTAATGCTGCTTAATAATAAATAAAGCTAGCCATGATGGTCTTTCCTCAAAAAAATAGTCCATGGAAATTGTGTCTTCCAAATATCATGTTTAGTTACTGAAACACCATCCACCTGTTGTCCATAAAGGTTTTTTTTTGAGAGAAAATGACACCATATCCATTGGACATGTTGTTGCCCAGATCATGGATACCCACAAGGTTGAGATAGTCCAATTAGAAATTTTAACAGATGCGCATTACTCCCGCCATGACGATGATGATCTGGTCCACTATGGGAGAAAGTTTATGTTGTTATTTGAAACTTGCCTGACAGCATTTGGCGGTCTCAGGCGCCTCAAGCTGTAGGATTTGAGATTTAGTAAACTAGCCATAATATCCTCCTCAATTGCAAGCAACTAAAACATCTACACGTGTTCAATTGTGATTCAGGGGTTTGGACCTCATTGCAAGTTGAACCACTGCAGTTGAGTGAGCTTCAA contains:
- the LOC125538658 gene encoding putative F-box/FBD/LRR-repeat protein At3g49030 isoform X2, encoding MATAHSIRSIPTLSQPPPPASAAPTPPPFSTPNRLLEPSSMGHRDREIGSKRAKLPAADGASEDRLSALPDVVLIGILLKLCRTAYAARTSVLSRRWRHLWALLPDLDFTGDADHHRILPALAAHQAPVLQGLGAFVDDISADSVAAWLPIAARRLSGCILLYNAVPQNQARERCVFELPRFESTTSIVFDLGFPGLAVPHSSVFTRLVSLWLFRVHLHGPCGLGEALSSPRCPSLRELKIRDAWGLGNFTIHSESLLQMELNNLYGLQQLIVEAKVLKELHVSSCFQNYVTVVSQPVANISAPQLESLHWTDAYDPSSVQLGEMAHLQRLDTGHFFVFGHYLDDYTPNRYCLRLLQQFEVMHHLKLSLIYLLNKGHHQYLMEDMTRLPNITLLTLDVMTKGHSFGASLFHILRMCTGVRKLALVFLGKPSNLKAQVTCPSGCICDQPLNWKSEELILNCVMWGAAYRRGSRAQGQQPTATAGEA
- the LOC125538658 gene encoding putative F-box/FBD/LRR-repeat protein At3g49030 isoform X3; its protein translation is MATAHSIRSIPTLSQPPPPASAAPTPPPFSTPNRLLEPSSMGHRDREIGSKRAKLPAADGASEDRLSALPDVVLIGILLKLCRTAYAARTSVLSRRWRHLWALLPDLDFTGDADHHRILPALAAHQAPVLQGLGAFVDDISADSVAAWLPIAARRLSGCILLYNAVPQNQARERCVFELPRFESTTSIVFDLGFPGLAVPHSSVFTRLVSLWLFRVHLHGPCGLGEALSSPRCPSLRELKIRDAWGLGNFTIHSESLLQMELNNLYGLQQLIVEAKNKGHHQYLMEDMTRLPNITLLTLDVMTKGHSFGASLFHILRMCTGVRKLALVFLGKPSNLKAQVTCPSGCICDQPLNWKSEELILNCLQEIEINGFGGTEHEVALVKLLFNWAAVLKKMTIAFHYSIPKRKAEELGRMLLGFSSPEILMDFLHIKYSREGARSTRLQLYRSFQFLEASGVENPNAGM
- the LOC125538658 gene encoding putative F-box/FBD/LRR-repeat protein At4g03220 isoform X1, which encodes MATAHSIRSIPTLSQPPPPASAAPTPPPFSTPNRLLEPSSMGHRDREIGSKRAKLPAADGASEDRLSALPDVVLIGILLKLCRTAYAARTSVLSRRWRHLWALLPDLDFTGDADHHRILPALAAHQAPVLQGLGAFVDDISADSVAAWLPIAARRLSGCILLYNAVPQNQARERCVFELPRFESTTSIVFDLGFPGLAVPHSSVFTRLVSLWLFRVHLHGPCGLGEALSSPRCPSLRELKIRDAWGLGNFTIHSESLLQMELNNLYGLQQLIVEAKVLKELHVSSCFQNYVTVVSQPVANISAPQLESLHWTDAYDPSSVQLGEMAHLQRLDTGHFFVFGHYLDDYTPNRYCLRLLQQFEVMHHLKLSLIYLLNKGHHQYLMEDMTRLPNITLLTLDVMTKGHSFGASLFHILRMCTGVRKLALVFLGKPSNLKAQVTCPSGCICDQPLNWKSEELILNCLQEIEINGFGGTEHEVALVKLLFNWAAVLKKMTIAFHYSIPKRKAEELGRMLLGFSSPEILMDFLHIKYSREGARSTRLQLYRSFQFLEASGVENPNAGM